One window of the Ictidomys tridecemlineatus isolate mIctTri1 chromosome 11, mIctTri1.hap1, whole genome shotgun sequence genome contains the following:
- the Klhdc7a gene encoding kelch domain-containing protein 7A isoform X2 translates to MLPRGAEAQDWHLDMQLAGKVVLSAAALLLVTAAYRLYRSRPAPAPQGSAGARTQAREEAEGSGQPAGQGASPGSLRKRRRASKEAGTPLGCSWEDPGGPCVLATGATSRDGQAPRKGSGEEPGRQRPDLELVPAPCCGQEATTAAGGKPGPPRRPRVGSEPKSSVTGLAVAVDGDGVGGEPAPRPDGATPARPGSGKLDPPSCWTSAREGSGDVSQSQALPPSTGASREETAALQATSDLGLALQQPEGAGHAAYTFSSSARVRVEENLIGKAEGAGPRLRGKVYDYYVEATSQAVSRLAPGTPGLPQALSPEPVPGPLGTGTVSGGETGDTEEGAEMAASPRSAQGLGRKESLLHIADHPELQLQLDGFGTPTPSHPHQGPLPSPPGSSAESRVQLVAGTNFFQGPLGPATAPDICLDLGNCCEVLAWAKRQQLEALKEAAYRVMSDNYLQVLRSPDIYGRLSGAERELILQQRLQGHKCLVVADMCPQEGCGRLCCYDDARDTWHPLAQLPPEAVSWGCATCTLFNYLFVVSGCQGSGRQPSNRVFCYNPLTGIWSEVCPLSQARPHCRLVALDGHLYAIGGECLNTVECYDPRLDRWAFAPPLPNDTFALAHTATVCGDEIFVTGGTLRYLLLRFSAREQRWWSGPTGGSKDRTAEMVAVSGFLYRFDLNRSLGIGVYRCSASTRLWYECASYRTPYPDAFQCAAVDGRIYCVGRQRLLCFLADHISPRFVPQELQGFPSPRGTLLPTVLALPVPGRPQTRV, encoded by the coding sequence ATGCTCCCCAGAGGGGCCGAGGCCCAGGACTGGCATTTGGACATGCAGCTGGCCGGCAAGGTGGTGCTGTCCGCGGCCGCGCTGCTCCTGGTGACCGCAGCCTACAGGCTGTACAGGTCGAGACCGGCCCCGGCCCCCCAGGGCAGTGCGGGGGCCAGGACCCAGGCCCGGGAGGAAGCGGAGGGCTCGGGGCAGCCTGCCGGGCAGGGAGCTTCTCCAGGGTCGCTGCGAAAGCGCCGGAGGGCCAGCAAGGAGGCCGGCACGCCACTGGGCTGCAGCTGGGAGGATCCAGGAGGCCCCTGTGTCCTGGCCACCGGAGCCACTTCCAGAGACGGCCAGGCCCCCAGGAAGGGTTCTGGAGAGGAGCCGGGCAGGCAGCGCCCGGACTTGGAGCTGGTGCCCGCTCCCTGCTGCGGCCAGGAAGCCACAACAGCTGCTGGCGGTAAGCCTGGCCCTCCCCGCCGCCCCCGGGTCGGCAGTGAACCCAAAAGCTCTGTAACTGGACTTGCTGTGGCAGTGGACGGTGACGGCGTGGGTGGTGAGCCAGCTCCGCGGCCCGATGGTGCGACCCCTGCACGCCCCGGGTCCGGGAAGCTGGATCCCCCTTCCTGCTGGACATCTGCCAGAGAAGGCAGCGGTGACGTGAGCCAGAGCCAGGCCTTGCCCCCCAGCACAGGGGCCAGCAGGGAAGAGACTGCGGCCCTCCAGGCCACCTCAGACCTGGGCCTGGCCTTGCAGCAGCCGGAGGGCGCCGGCCACGCGGCCTACACGTTCTCGTCCAGCGCCCGGGTGCGAGTGGAGGAGAACCTCATCGGGAAGGCGGAGGGGGCGGGCCCGCGGCTGAGGGGCAAGGTGTATGACTACTACGTCGAGGCCACCTCCCAGGCCGTCTCCAGGCTGGCCCCCGGGACGCCAGGTctgcctcaggctctgtcccCTGAGCCCGTGCCAGGGCCCCTGGGAACAGGAACCGTGTCCGGAGGCGAGACTGGCGACACGGAGGAAGGCGCTGAGATGGCGGCCTCTCCCCGCTCTGcacagggcttgggcaggaaggagAGCCTGCTGCACATCGCCGACCACccggagctccagctccagctggATGGCTTTGggacccccaccccctcccacccGCACCAGGGCCCCCTGCCCAGCCCCCCTGGGAGCAGCGCGGAGTCCCGGGTGCAGCTTGTGGCCGGGACCAACTTCTTCCAGGGGCCGCTGGGCCCCGCCACGGCCCCGGACATCTGCCTGGATCTGGGCAACTGCTGCGAGGTGCTGGCCTGGGCCAAGAGGCAGCAGCTGGAGGCCCTGAAGGAGGCAGCCTACAGGGTGATGAGCGACAACTACCTCCAGGTGCTCCGCAGCCCCGACATCTACGGGCGCCTGAGCGGGGCCGAGCGGGAGCTGATCCTCCAGCAGCGGCTCCAGGGCCACAAGTGTCTGGTGGTGGCCGACATGTGCCCGCAGGAAGGCTGTGGCCGCCTCTGTTGCTACGACGATGCCCGAGACACCTGGCACCCCCTGGCTCAGCTGCCCCCCGAGGCCGTGTCCTGGGGATGCGCCACCTGCACTCTCTTCAATTACCTCTTTGTGGTGTCCGGCTGCCAGGGATCTGGGCGCCAGCCCTCCAATCGCGTCTTCTGCTACAACCCACTGACGGGGATCTGGAGTGAGGTGTGTCCCCTGAGCCAGGCCCGGCCACACTGCCGGCTGGTGGCCCTGGACGGGCACTTGTACGCCATCGGGGGCGAGTGTCTGAACACCGTGGAGTGTTATGACCCCCGCCTGGACCGCTGGGCCTTCGCCCCTCCGCTCCCCAATGACACGTTCGCCCTGGCGCACACGGCCACCGTGTGTGGCGATGAGATCTTTGTCACGGGTGGCACCCTGCGCTACCTGCTGCTCCGCTTCTCGGCCCGGGAGCAGCGCTGGTGGTCCGGCCCCACGGGGGGCAGCAAGGACCGCACGGCGGAGATGGTGGCGGTCAGTGGCTTCCTGTATCGCTTCGACCTCAACCGCAGCCTGGGCATCGGCGTGTACCGCTGCAGCGCCAGCACCCGGCTCTGGTACGAGTGCGCCTCCTACCGGACGCCCTACCCGGACGCCTTCCAGTGTGCCGCGGTGGACGGCCGCATCTACTGCGTGGGGCGCCAGCGcctgctctgcttcctggccgACCACATCTCACCCAGGTTTGTGCCCCAGGAACTGCAGGGCTTCCCGTCCCCACGGGGCACCCTGCTGCCCACCGTCCTGGCCCTGCCTGTCCCTGGTAGGCCCCAGACCAGGGTCTAG
- the Klhdc7a gene encoding kelch domain-containing protein 7A isoform X1: MLPRGAEAQDWHLDMQLAGKVVLSAAALLLVTAAYRLYRSRPAPAPQGSAGARTQAREEAEGSGQPAGQGASPGSLRKRRRASKEAGTPLGCSWEDPGGPCVLATGATSRDGQAPRKGSGEEPGRQRPDLELVPAPCCGQEATTAAGGKPGPPRRPRVGSEPKSSVTGLAVAVDGDGVGGEPAPRPDGATPARPGSGKLDPPSCWTSAREGSGDVSQSQALPPSTGASREETAALQATSDLGLALQQPEGAGHAAYTFSSSARVRVEENLIGKAEGAGPRLRGKVYDYYVEATSQAVSRLAPGTPGLPQALSPEPVPGPLGTGTVSGGETGDTEEGAEMAASPRSAQGLGRKESLLHIADHPELQLQLDGFGTPTPSHPHQGPLPSPPGSSAESRVQLVAGTNFFQGPLGPATAPDICLDLGNCCEVLAWAKRQQLEALKEAAYRVMSDNYLQVLRSPDIYGRLSGAERELILQQRLQGHKCLVVADMCPQEGCGRLCCYDDARDTWHPLAQLPPEAVSWGCATCTLFNYLFVVSGCQGSGRQPSNRVFCYNPLTGIWSEVCPLSQARPHCRLVALDGHLYAIGGECLNTVECYDPRLDRWAFAPPLPNDTFALAHTATVCGDEIFVTGGTLRYLLLRFSAREQRWWSGPTGGSKDRTAEMVAVSGFLYRFDLNRSLGIGVYRCSASTRLWYECASYRTPYPDAFQCAAVDGRIYCVGRQRLLCFLADHISPRFKASRPAPPPRWVVSCGLSELKAVRRP; encoded by the exons ATGCTCCCCAGAGGGGCCGAGGCCCAGGACTGGCATTTGGACATGCAGCTGGCCGGCAAGGTGGTGCTGTCCGCGGCCGCGCTGCTCCTGGTGACCGCAGCCTACAGGCTGTACAGGTCGAGACCGGCCCCGGCCCCCCAGGGCAGTGCGGGGGCCAGGACCCAGGCCCGGGAGGAAGCGGAGGGCTCGGGGCAGCCTGCCGGGCAGGGAGCTTCTCCAGGGTCGCTGCGAAAGCGCCGGAGGGCCAGCAAGGAGGCCGGCACGCCACTGGGCTGCAGCTGGGAGGATCCAGGAGGCCCCTGTGTCCTGGCCACCGGAGCCACTTCCAGAGACGGCCAGGCCCCCAGGAAGGGTTCTGGAGAGGAGCCGGGCAGGCAGCGCCCGGACTTGGAGCTGGTGCCCGCTCCCTGCTGCGGCCAGGAAGCCACAACAGCTGCTGGCGGTAAGCCTGGCCCTCCCCGCCGCCCCCGGGTCGGCAGTGAACCCAAAAGCTCTGTAACTGGACTTGCTGTGGCAGTGGACGGTGACGGCGTGGGTGGTGAGCCAGCTCCGCGGCCCGATGGTGCGACCCCTGCACGCCCCGGGTCCGGGAAGCTGGATCCCCCTTCCTGCTGGACATCTGCCAGAGAAGGCAGCGGTGACGTGAGCCAGAGCCAGGCCTTGCCCCCCAGCACAGGGGCCAGCAGGGAAGAGACTGCGGCCCTCCAGGCCACCTCAGACCTGGGCCTGGCCTTGCAGCAGCCGGAGGGCGCCGGCCACGCGGCCTACACGTTCTCGTCCAGCGCCCGGGTGCGAGTGGAGGAGAACCTCATCGGGAAGGCGGAGGGGGCGGGCCCGCGGCTGAGGGGCAAGGTGTATGACTACTACGTCGAGGCCACCTCCCAGGCCGTCTCCAGGCTGGCCCCCGGGACGCCAGGTctgcctcaggctctgtcccCTGAGCCCGTGCCAGGGCCCCTGGGAACAGGAACCGTGTCCGGAGGCGAGACTGGCGACACGGAGGAAGGCGCTGAGATGGCGGCCTCTCCCCGCTCTGcacagggcttgggcaggaaggagAGCCTGCTGCACATCGCCGACCACccggagctccagctccagctggATGGCTTTGggacccccaccccctcccacccGCACCAGGGCCCCCTGCCCAGCCCCCCTGGGAGCAGCGCGGAGTCCCGGGTGCAGCTTGTGGCCGGGACCAACTTCTTCCAGGGGCCGCTGGGCCCCGCCACGGCCCCGGACATCTGCCTGGATCTGGGCAACTGCTGCGAGGTGCTGGCCTGGGCCAAGAGGCAGCAGCTGGAGGCCCTGAAGGAGGCAGCCTACAGGGTGATGAGCGACAACTACCTCCAGGTGCTCCGCAGCCCCGACATCTACGGGCGCCTGAGCGGGGCCGAGCGGGAGCTGATCCTCCAGCAGCGGCTCCAGGGCCACAAGTGTCTGGTGGTGGCCGACATGTGCCCGCAGGAAGGCTGTGGCCGCCTCTGTTGCTACGACGATGCCCGAGACACCTGGCACCCCCTGGCTCAGCTGCCCCCCGAGGCCGTGTCCTGGGGATGCGCCACCTGCACTCTCTTCAATTACCTCTTTGTGGTGTCCGGCTGCCAGGGATCTGGGCGCCAGCCCTCCAATCGCGTCTTCTGCTACAACCCACTGACGGGGATCTGGAGTGAGGTGTGTCCCCTGAGCCAGGCCCGGCCACACTGCCGGCTGGTGGCCCTGGACGGGCACTTGTACGCCATCGGGGGCGAGTGTCTGAACACCGTGGAGTGTTATGACCCCCGCCTGGACCGCTGGGCCTTCGCCCCTCCGCTCCCCAATGACACGTTCGCCCTGGCGCACACGGCCACCGTGTGTGGCGATGAGATCTTTGTCACGGGTGGCACCCTGCGCTACCTGCTGCTCCGCTTCTCGGCCCGGGAGCAGCGCTGGTGGTCCGGCCCCACGGGGGGCAGCAAGGACCGCACGGCGGAGATGGTGGCGGTCAGTGGCTTCCTGTATCGCTTCGACCTCAACCGCAGCCTGGGCATCGGCGTGTACCGCTGCAGCGCCAGCACCCGGCTCTGGTACGAGTGCGCCTCCTACCGGACGCCCTACCCGGACGCCTTCCAGTGTGCCGCGGTGGACGGCCGCATCTACTGCGTGGGGCGCCAGCGcctgctctgcttcctggccgACCACATCTCACCCAG GTTCAAAGCCTCGAGGCCTGCGCCCCCTCCCAGGTGGGTAGTTTCCTGTGGCCTCTCGGAGCTCAAAGCGGTACGCAGGCCGTGA